One Micromonospora sp. WMMD1120 genomic region harbors:
- a CDS encoding carboxyl transferase domain-containing protein, which yields MSILESGIDPSAPAYLANRAALLERLAELESALDQARASGGEKYVSRHHARGKLLPRERIELLVDADSPFLELSPVAAFGTDFPVGASVVTGIGVVEGVECLIVANDPTVRGGAVNPWSLAKTRRAGEIALANRLPMVNLVESAGADLPTQAEIFIPGGRVFRDLTRLSAAGIPTVSVVFGNATAGGAYVPGMSDHVIMIRDRSQVYLAGPPLVRMATGEVTDDESLGGAAMHAGTSGLADYLAEDERDGIRLARQCVRRLNWRKQGPSPRTAVPQPPTYDPEELLGITSADLKVPFDPRAVLARVLDGSDFDEFKPAYGDALVTGWGELHGYPVGVLANARGVLFSAEAQKAAQFIQLANASDTPLIFLQNTTGYMVGTEYEQRGIIKHGALMINAVSNSTVPHLTVNLGASYGAGNYGMCGRAYEPRFLFTWPNAKSAVMGPAQLAGVLSIVARQAAAARGRDYDEESDAAMRMMVEQQIESQSGALFLSGRLYDDGVIDPRDTRTVLGLCLSAIHNGPVKGADGFGVFRM from the coding sequence GTGAGCATTTTGGAGAGCGGCATCGACCCGTCCGCGCCCGCGTACCTGGCGAACCGGGCGGCCCTGCTGGAGCGGCTGGCCGAGCTGGAGTCCGCGCTGGACCAGGCTCGGGCCAGCGGCGGCGAGAAGTACGTGAGCCGGCATCACGCCCGCGGCAAGCTGCTCCCCCGGGAGCGGATCGAGCTGCTGGTGGACGCGGACAGCCCGTTCCTGGAGCTGTCGCCGGTCGCCGCGTTCGGCACCGACTTCCCGGTGGGGGCCAGCGTGGTCACCGGCATCGGGGTGGTCGAGGGCGTGGAGTGCCTGATCGTCGCCAACGACCCGACGGTACGCGGCGGCGCGGTCAATCCGTGGTCGCTCGCGAAGACCCGGCGGGCGGGCGAGATCGCGCTGGCCAACCGGCTTCCCATGGTCAACCTGGTCGAGTCGGCCGGGGCGGACCTGCCCACCCAGGCGGAGATCTTCATCCCGGGCGGTCGGGTGTTCCGGGACCTGACCCGGCTCTCGGCGGCCGGCATCCCCACCGTCAGCGTGGTGTTCGGCAACGCCACCGCCGGTGGGGCGTACGTGCCGGGAATGTCCGACCACGTGATCATGATCCGGGACCGGTCGCAGGTCTACCTGGCCGGGCCACCGCTGGTGAGGATGGCGACCGGCGAGGTCACCGACGACGAGTCGCTGGGCGGCGCGGCGATGCACGCCGGCACGTCCGGGCTCGCCGACTACCTGGCCGAGGACGAGCGGGACGGCATCCGGTTGGCCCGGCAGTGCGTACGCCGGTTGAACTGGCGCAAGCAGGGCCCGTCGCCGCGTACGGCGGTGCCGCAGCCGCCCACGTACGACCCGGAGGAGCTGCTCGGCATCACCAGCGCCGACCTGAAGGTGCCGTTCGATCCGCGCGCGGTGCTGGCCCGGGTCCTCGACGGCAGCGACTTCGACGAGTTCAAGCCGGCGTACGGGGACGCGCTGGTCACCGGCTGGGGCGAGCTGCACGGTTACCCGGTGGGGGTGCTGGCGAACGCCCGGGGGGTGCTGTTCAGCGCGGAGGCGCAGAAGGCCGCCCAGTTCATCCAGCTCGCCAACGCGTCCGACACACCGTTGATCTTCCTGCAGAACACCACCGGCTACATGGTCGGCACCGAGTACGAGCAGCGCGGCATCATCAAGCACGGCGCCCTGATGATCAACGCGGTGTCGAACTCGACGGTGCCGCACCTGACGGTGAACCTGGGCGCCTCGTACGGGGCCGGCAACTACGGGATGTGCGGTCGGGCGTACGAGCCGAGGTTCCTGTTCACCTGGCCGAACGCGAAGTCGGCGGTGATGGGCCCGGCGCAGCTCGCCGGCGTGCTCTCCATCGTGGCCCGGCAGGCCGCCGCCGCGCGGGGTCGCGACTACGACGAGGAGTCCGACGCGGCGATGCGGATGATGGTCGAGCAGCAGATCGAGTCGCAGTCGGGGGCGCTGTTCCTCTCCGGGCGGCTCTACGACGACGGGGTGATCGACCCCCGGGACACCCGTACCGTCCTCGGGCTCTGCCTGTCGGCGATCCACAACGGACCGGTGAAGGGCGCCGACGGCTTCGGCGTCTTCCGGATGTAG
- a CDS encoding biotin carboxylase N-terminal domain-containing protein, translated as MISRLLVANRGEIARRIFATCRALGVETVAVHSDADAAAPFVAEADRAVRLPGATPAETYLRMDLILDAARRGGADAVHPGYGFLAENAEFAAAVTDAGLTWVGPPAKVIAVMGDKLAAKVLLAEAGVPMLPSWTDTEQVTAFPVLVKASAGGGGRGMRIVRDAAGLAEAVASARREAAAAFGDGTVFIERYVERGRHVEVQIFGDAHGRVVALGDRECSIQRRHQKIVEEAPAVVPEPVRTALHEAAVAAGRAVDYLGAGTVEFLLAPTGEVFFLEMNTRLQVEHPVTELCTGLDLVALQLLVVEGEPLPAALPASTGHAIEVRLCAEDATAGWRPVTGTLHRFTVPGVATAFAGLAGPGLRLDSGVVDGSVVGAHYDSMLAKLVAWGRTRAEATRLLSGALAGAELHGVTTNRDALVRVLRSADFGAVDIDTGFLDRHPDVLAPLLPADQVPLTALAAALAGAAHRRATAPVLGGLPSGWRNVPAVAQVARFTGPDGEEIEVRYRLDRGGRLAEWSSTAGGAATGPTDSDAADPAVAPTVGLVEAAPDRVVLDVDGVRHAYRVHRVGSEVFVDGPDGAAALAELPRLPPPGTAVPAGSLLAPLPGAVTRVHVQVGQRVAAGDPLLTLEAMKLEHPVLAPIDGVVAELPVPTGGQVRTGAVLAVIEEDPQ; from the coding sequence GTGATCTCACGACTTCTGGTCGCCAACCGGGGCGAGATCGCCCGCCGGATCTTCGCGACCTGCCGGGCGCTCGGTGTGGAGACGGTGGCCGTGCACTCGGACGCCGACGCCGCCGCGCCCTTCGTCGCCGAGGCCGACCGGGCGGTCCGGCTGCCGGGGGCCACTCCGGCCGAGACGTACCTGCGGATGGACCTGATTCTGGACGCGGCCCGGCGCGGCGGCGCGGACGCGGTCCATCCGGGCTACGGCTTCCTCGCCGAGAACGCCGAGTTCGCGGCGGCGGTGACCGACGCCGGGCTGACCTGGGTCGGTCCGCCGGCCAAGGTGATCGCCGTGATGGGCGACAAGCTGGCCGCGAAGGTGCTGCTCGCCGAGGCGGGTGTGCCGATGCTGCCGAGCTGGACCGACACCGAGCAGGTCACCGCCTTCCCGGTGCTGGTGAAGGCGTCCGCCGGCGGTGGCGGGCGGGGCATGCGGATCGTCCGGGACGCCGCCGGGCTCGCCGAGGCCGTCGCCTCCGCGCGCCGCGAGGCGGCTGCGGCGTTCGGTGACGGCACTGTCTTCATCGAGCGGTACGTCGAACGCGGCCGGCATGTGGAGGTGCAGATCTTCGGTGACGCCCATGGTCGGGTGGTGGCCCTCGGCGACCGGGAGTGCTCGATCCAGCGTCGCCATCAGAAGATCGTCGAGGAGGCCCCGGCGGTCGTGCCGGAGCCGGTGCGGACGGCGTTGCACGAGGCGGCCGTGGCCGCCGGTCGGGCCGTCGACTACCTGGGCGCGGGCACCGTGGAGTTCCTGCTGGCCCCGACCGGTGAGGTCTTCTTCCTGGAGATGAACACCCGGCTCCAGGTGGAGCACCCGGTCACCGAGCTGTGCACCGGGCTGGACCTGGTGGCGCTGCAACTGCTCGTGGTCGAGGGTGAGCCGCTGCCGGCGGCGCTGCCGGCGAGCACCGGCCACGCCATCGAGGTACGCCTGTGCGCGGAGGACGCGACGGCGGGTTGGCGACCGGTCACCGGCACGCTGCACCGGTTCACGGTGCCGGGTGTGGCGACGGCGTTCGCCGGGCTGGCCGGGCCGGGCCTGCGGCTCGACTCGGGTGTGGTGGACGGCTCGGTGGTCGGGGCGCACTACGACTCGATGCTGGCCAAGCTGGTCGCCTGGGGACGTACCCGGGCGGAGGCGACCCGGCTGCTGTCCGGCGCGTTGGCCGGGGCCGAGCTGCACGGGGTGACCACCAACCGGGACGCGCTGGTCCGGGTGCTGCGCAGCGCCGACTTCGGCGCCGTGGACATCGACACCGGCTTCCTGGACCGGCACCCCGACGTCCTCGCCCCGCTCCTCCCCGCTGACCAGGTCCCGCTCACCGCTCTCGCCGCCGCGCTGGCCGGCGCCGCGCACCGGCGGGCGACCGCACCGGTGCTGGGCGGCCTGCCGTCGGGCTGGCGCAACGTGCCCGCCGTCGCGCAGGTCGCCCGCTTCACCGGCCCGGACGGCGAGGAGATCGAGGTCCGCTACCGGCTGGACCGTGGCGGCCGGCTCGCCGAGTGGTCCAGCACGGCCGGGGGCGCCGCGACCGGGCCGACCGATTCCGACGCCGCTGATCCGGCGGTAGCGCCCACCGTGGGGCTGGTCGAGGCCGCCCCGGACCGGGTGGTGCTCGACGTCGACGGGGTTCGCCACGCGTACCGCGTACACCGGGTGGGGTCGGAGGTCTTCGTGGACGGCCCGGACGGGGCGGCGGCCCTGGCCGAGCTGCCGCGCCTCCCGCCACCCGGCACGGCCGTGCCGGCCGGGTCGCTGCTCGCGCCGCTGCCCGGCGCGGTGACCCGGGTGCACGTCCAGGTCGGCCAGCGGGTCGCGGCCGGCGACCCGCTGCTCACGCTGGAAGCGATGAAGCTGGAACATCCCGTGCTCGCCCCGATCGACGGCGTGGTCGCCGAGCTGCCGGTGCCGACCGGCGGTCAGGTGCGGACCGGCGCCGTGCTGGCCGTTATCGAGGAGGACCCGCAATGA
- a CDS encoding acyl-CoA dehydrogenase, with protein MTFDLTPEQDQLRDAVRALGRRYGHGYFVAKAKAGEHTTELWAEAGRLGYLGVNIPTEYGGGGGGITELAIVCEELAAAGCPLLLLVVSPAIAATVLTRHGTEEQRKRHLPGLADGSQKIVFAITEPEAGSNFHRLGTVARREGDGWLLNGRKCYISGVDEAGHVLVVARTEDSSTGKLKPALFLVPTDAAGLTRSKLDMEILSPENQFLLYLDDVRVPADALVGASLDAGLPALFSGLNPERITVAAMGAGTGRYAIERASEYTATRKVWGGRSIGSHQGVSHPLAHAAVQVELARLMIQKAATLYDAGRDLEAGVAGNMAKYASGEAAALAVDTAVQALGGAGMTTEYGVATLLGAVRAGRIAPVSREMILNFVAQHVLGQDKSY; from the coding sequence ATGACCTTCGACCTCACCCCCGAGCAGGATCAGTTGCGCGACGCCGTGCGGGCGCTCGGCCGCCGGTACGGTCACGGTTACTTCGTGGCGAAGGCGAAGGCCGGCGAGCACACCACCGAGCTGTGGGCCGAGGCGGGACGGCTCGGCTACCTGGGGGTCAACATCCCCACCGAGTACGGCGGCGGGGGCGGTGGCATCACCGAGCTGGCCATCGTCTGCGAGGAGTTGGCCGCGGCCGGGTGTCCGTTGCTGCTGCTGGTGGTCTCCCCCGCCATCGCGGCGACGGTGCTCACCCGGCACGGCACCGAGGAGCAGCGCAAACGGCATCTCCCCGGCCTCGCCGACGGCTCTCAGAAGATCGTCTTCGCGATCACCGAGCCGGAGGCCGGTTCCAACTTCCACCGGCTCGGCACCGTGGCCCGCCGGGAGGGCGACGGCTGGCTGCTGAACGGCCGCAAGTGCTACATCTCCGGCGTCGACGAGGCCGGCCACGTGCTGGTGGTGGCCCGAACCGAGGACTCCTCCACCGGAAAGCTCAAGCCCGCGCTGTTCCTGGTGCCCACCGACGCGGCCGGGCTGACCCGCTCCAAGCTGGACATGGAGATCCTGTCCCCGGAGAACCAGTTCCTGCTCTACCTGGACGACGTGCGGGTGCCCGCCGACGCGCTGGTCGGTGCGTCGCTGGACGCCGGCCTGCCGGCGCTCTTCTCCGGGCTGAACCCGGAACGGATCACGGTGGCCGCGATGGGCGCCGGCACCGGCCGGTACGCCATCGAGCGGGCCAGCGAGTACACCGCCACCCGGAAGGTCTGGGGTGGCCGCAGCATCGGCTCCCACCAGGGCGTGTCGCACCCGCTGGCGCACGCGGCGGTCCAGGTGGAGCTGGCCCGGCTGATGATCCAGAAGGCGGCCACCCTCTATGACGCCGGCCGGGACCTGGAGGCCGGGGTGGCCGGCAACATGGCCAAGTACGCGTCCGGGGAGGCCGCCGCGCTCGCCGTGGACACCGCCGTCCAGGCGCTCGGCGGGGCCGGCATGACCACCGAGTACGGGGTGGCCACCCTGCTCGGCGCGGTCCGGGCCGGCCGGATCGCCCCGGTCAGCCGGGAGATGATCCTCAACTTCGTGGCCCAGCACGTCCTCGGGCAGGACAAGTCGTACTGA